TGTCATGGGAGGGACGCACCCTCCCCTCCGCTCCTCAGCCAGTGTGATCTTAGTAGTCTTGCTTTGGATTTCACTTgagttttaaagaacaaaaagctTGACAGATCAAATTGGAGGTGGGCTGGGGGCATTAAAGCAAGCCATCAGGACGCTCAGCGGGCACCGTGAGCACCCTTCCTGTAGGCCTGGCCCCAATCCCTTCAACTCTGTGCTCCTGGCTGGGAGTCACGCCTATTCCCGCCACCTGGAGAGGCGGCCTGCCCCTTTCTCTTTAGCCTCTTAGCGGCTTCTCAGGGGAGAGCCCAGGAAAAGAACTGTACCTCTTACTTTTCTTCCCTCAgacatccccacccccacaaaatTGACTGCAGGTGGTCCCCATAACctgcctggcattctgcagttgcTTGTTTAAACTCATCCACGGCGTGACCGTAATCCCAGGTCCAGCTGCTCTCAGAGGGCTAGCTTCCTGGGGACAGTGGCCCTCTCGCTGGCCCTGGCAGGACTGCTGGGACCCAGCCACTGCTGCCTGTCCTCTGCTTTGATCACTGTCCACCCggggggaggcaggtgggctgATGCCCGCCGGCTCAGAGCGCTCCCTAGATGGAAGTCAGATGATCTTGACCATCTTCTCTGTTCCAAGAAGATAGCTAACCTtgactctctgctttttaagcaGATACAGAGACACTTACAGTGCCTCCTGTCCTGTCTCCTCTGCTCTCAGCCCTGCGGtaacttgtcttttttctttggctccaggTACTGCAGACCAAACGGAGCTCCCGGAGGCAAAGCCTGGAGCTGCAGAAGTGTGAAGAGATCCTCCACAAGATAGTGAAATACCGCTTCAGCTGGCCCTTCAGGTGAGCTGGGGCTCAGGGGAGCGGCCCAGCCTTGCAGCTGAGCCCCTGGGACACATCTCAGTGGCGGGCGGGGAAGTGAGCTTCCAGACTGGCGGAAGTCCACTCTGAGCACAAGTGAATACCCCCGCTCTGCCTTCCTGCTGGTGGGCTGGGCTCGGCATTCCGGTGAGACATGTGATGATGTCCATCGTTTGATAACCAGGTTTCTGTCTGGTTCAAGGCTGCACTGACCTCtccatttggttcttctcccaGGGAGCCCGTGACCAGAGATGAGGCTGAGGACTACTATGACATCATTAcccaccccatggacttgcagACAATGCAGAGCAAATGTTCCTGTGGGGGCTACCGCTCTGTGCAGGAGTTTCTTGCTGACATGAAGCAAGTGTTTACCAACGCTGAGCTTTACAACTGCCGGGGCAGCCACGTGCTGAGCTGCATGGTGAAGACGGAACAGTGTCTGGTGGCTCTGTTGCATAAACACCTTCCTGGCCACCCGTATGTCCGTAGGAAACGCAAGAAGTTTCCCGACCGGCTTGCTGAAGACGAGGGGGACAGTGAGCCAGAGCCCATTGGACAGTCCAGGGGACGAAGACAGAAGAAGTAGAGAGGCAGGGCCCTGGTAAGGGAGCTGAGGTCGGGGGGGACTCGAGGGagagagcaggggaggggggagggaggcgaGAGAGGAAGCTGGAGAAGGACGTGGACGGGAGGAGGTCACGGGGAGCCCGGGAATGCCTGTCACCCGAGCTCGCACGCATCTCCAGAACTCTCCGTGGGCCTTAATCAGGCAGCGCACTTTGGAGAGCCTCTTGCTGGGTCGGTGGTCTTTGCCCAGAAATGCTGTGGGGAGAGGTGGCCTTAATCCCCCTTCTTGAGGGTTTCCAGGAGGAGTCCAAGTCTTTTCTCGTGAACCcagttcctcttctttcttctttgctaaGGTCCCTCCCACTTTGGCCGCCACAGCAGTGCCAAGCCCTCTGGTCTCCAGGGGAGGGATTACTCTATTACGTAGAAGGATGAAGGGTAATCAGGCCAACTGGGGAGGTAGTGTcgattttttaaatctatatttataCACAGTCCTGTTTCTTCAAGCCCATGCTGTCTCTCCGTCCCGCCCTCCCGCCCTCTCAGCTGACAGTATCAGTGAGTGCCATACAGAGTTCTGTATTCACCAGCATCATGAGACAGTTGTGGTCTGTTGAGTTGATCTTGGCAGAGTAAAGGGACATGTCCTACAGCCATTCCTGAGTACCCCTCCCCTTCTTTGTGACAGCTCTCGCCCCGCCCCTGGCCCCCTGAAACAAAACCTAAGGCACTTCACTCAGAGCCTGGAGCCCTGCTTGTAACCATGTGTATAACCTTTCCTTTGATGGGTCTGGCAGAGGGGTGTTGGAGCCCAGCCCACCCACACACCAGACAAGCTCTTAGGGGAGCAGAAGAAAAGCAGGaagaatttaaatgtttaattttttttaattgacttttctaGTTATGAAAGGTTGCTTGTTTCAGCAGTGATATTGTATAAAGAACATCTGTAAAAAGATCTGTCGTCTCGCTTTGGCACATGTACAGTACGGTTTCTATGATAACGTGCTTGCTTTCCTTTGCCCGGTCTCCTCCCTCAGCCTGCCCTCTCTCCTCTGGAGCAGGTGGGCTGGGGCTCCTCGGCCGGCGGTGGGGACCACCTGCTCGTGGACGCTCCCTCGGCCGCTCTGACGGCCGCCTCCGCCGCCTCCGTGTGCAGCGCCCCTGCCGCGCTCCTCTGGCCTCAGGCTTCGACCTGAGAACCCGAATCTCAGCGCCGTGTTGGGCTCGGGGGCGGAGGGCAGCAGGGGGCTCTGTGGCCCTTCCCGCGGTGAATCTCGCGCTATAGTCGTCACATTCAGGCCACCTTTGTAgtcttctttcccttttatgGCAGATTTTGATAAAAAAACGCAGAACagggtttaattttcttttctgtcaacTTTGAATTTGGAAAACGTGAGCACCTAAGCGCTTCGGGACCGATTCAAATGAAGGGAAAAGAAGTCCACCAAGGGGACTGCAGCTCGCGGAACTAAAGCCTGTTAAAGTGAAATGTCCAGGTGTGGTCCCCATGCCTGGGCCGCCTCGGGGTTTGCCCCAGGGGCTGCCGGCTGGGCTCCCCCGGGCTGGGAGGCAGCGCTGACGTTGCAGCATCACAGCCCCGCGCCAGCACCTTCCTGCCTCTCGCCCTAGAGCCAGTCTGTTTGTTCACAGTGAGAATTCTGTGTTCCCACTTCAGTGACACCTCAGTTACttgttttttaaagtgtctttAAGGAGGAAGGCCCCCATTAAAGGGTAAACTTGTAATAAATTGGACTTTCAAATAAACATTATGTACTTGTGTTTATAAAGAAGTGACAACTCTGGTGAATTTTTCTTTGTGCTCTTGGAGGTCTCAGTGGATAGTATGTCCTGAGCGCGTTTTCCCTTGGACTCTTCGAGGCCGTTTTTCAGGAGAGGACCTCTGGGTTACAGGCTTTTTGACCACAGGTCAGATCCATCTACTGCATTTCTTTGCTTCCAGCACAGCCTTCTGCTGCCCTGGGCAATCGCAGCCGTGGCCTTTAGGCCTCTCCTGGCCTTGTCTCTATTTCaaacccctaccccacccccaccccccacccagtccTGTTGGAAACTTCTGGGAATTagaagaaagtaatttttttaaggcTTCACTGTGGGAATTTGTGGTCATTCAGGACTTAATTTTGGGGAAGCTTTGGATATTTTACAACAGTTTTCAAGGAAAACTTGAAACATGCACAGCAGAATTACAACAAATTCCCCCTACTCAGCTTCAGCAGTTCCACTGTGTAGCCAGTCTGGTCTTACTGATGCCTTCACTTATATTTTACGCGGGAGCCTTTCTTTAGTCAGACTGGTTGATTGGAGTGGGTCACTGCTGGCTGGCAACCTGCCTGTGGAACCCCGGGGTTTCATAGGGCGTGATCCCAGTGACAGCAGCGAGACCACCAGTTCCCGACCGCTGCGCCGGGGACGGCAGAAGGTAAAAACAGGGCGAAATCCGAGGAGAAACCTAAGCGCTGGGTGTGGGTTCTGCCGTTGACTGCCTCTGTGGCCTTGGTGAGCGTGGGCAGTGAGCCAGGCCTGAGCACTGGGGGATTCTCAGTCCCACAGGGAGGAAGTGGTTTGCCCCAAGGTCAGGCTGGATTTGAGCAGCCCTCAGGCTCTGGAGGAGCTGTGCTACCTGTGAGCGGTCCCTGCAGCCCCAGCTCACCCGCATCTGTGAAGTCCTGCTCCTGGGGTGGCTTCTTAGGCCACACGAGGACAGCGCCTCGGGCCCCGTCACCTCACCCGGGGTGTGTGTCCTGATCCTAGTCCACCAGCCCAGCCCATCCGCCCTAGCAGGCTGTGACCTTGGGGGAAATCAAGCCTGACTTGGCTCCACTACTGCAAATGGAGACAAGATGACTTTTTTCCTGAAGACAGGGGTCTGGCCATTACTCTGGCAATCAAGGGAGACCTCTCCCTCGTCTTGCCTACTTGTCTTTCTCCTCAAATCCTGTCTCCTGGGCAGGGGACAGTCAGGTAGCAGCGAGTTGGTGGCTGGATTCCAAAGCAGCTACTCCGGGCAGTGCTTCACTAGGGGACCAGGCCCCCACCGCCCTGAGAGCCAGGGTCCCCTCAGCAGGATACCGAGGCCGGCGCTCAAACCTGGTAGGAGGTCACTCATTGCTCCCCCTGCCCAGGACACCCAAGCCTTTTCACACCAGGACTGCTGGGCGCGTCCTCCTCCCGAGGGCCTGAGCAGGGAGTGGGGCAGCTGCTGACCCCCAGGACCTCTCAGTCTGACCTCAGTCAAGATTCCCCCTGCTGACTCCAGGCAATTTCGCGTTGTTTCCCTGGAACTTCTGCTGCCTGCCATCTGGGCTCAAAAGTTCCGTTAAGGACAAACTCAGGCTTGGCTGGTGTGGACACGCGCATAGACGTGCTGCTCTGAGGGGCCCTGTGTGGGGCTGCCAGGCCCCTGAGGGAAGTGGCAGAGACACGCAGTGCACAGGTTGGAGGGTGATGGCTTCTGAGGCACTTCTCTTGGGCTCGAGtctcttgggggtggggagaggtccCACTGTGGGGCAGGTTCCTCTGGATGAATTTGCCCTAGGTTGTTAACACCCACCGTGTCCATCTCACCCCACGGCCCGGTGGAATCCATGGTGTGAAGTCACAGCAGCTCTGGAGGCCAGTCTCCCTGGCTGTGTGCTCCTGAGCCAGCCAAGGCCTTCAGGCACTGCCCTTGTCTGAAAAATGGACAGGGGAGGATGAGATGGAGGGCTTCTGTAAAAGGGCTTGAATCAAATGTTTCCTTCGTCTCTGTCCTTCAGGGTCTGGGACTTCTCATTAGTGTCGCCCCAAGCTCCCAGGCTGAGAAGCCCTAGCTGCCAaggcctgccctcccctccctccttcctgggtCCTGGCCTCTGTGAATCATCTTAGCCTCAAAGCAAAGCTCCCTTGGGGTCCGTCCTGGTTACACTGCCTCCCCTTCCGGTCCCAGTTGTCCTGGAAGTCAGTCTTGTTTCCACTGAGCAGGACACAGCCAAGTGCCCTCCACCCGCTGTGTCCACTGACTGGCAAGGGATTGGGTGATCCGGTGCCACTCCTGATGCTCGCCCTGCCCTCCACCCTTGGCCCATACACATCACTTGCCTTTCTCCTCCCATTTCCAGAATCATCCTGTGGCTTCTGCCCCCGCCCGAGTGCAGGCCTGTGAGCctaacccagtgcagccacagcCCCTCGCTCCCAGCTTGGGCCCCCTCACCTGCAATAAGCTCATTCTGTTTCTCAGTCATAGGCCCTCCCTGGAAAAGTTGCAATGTTTGGGTCACTTGACTTTGCTGGTCAAAGCAGACATGAGGACTTAGCTGTCCGTGCTCTATGAGAACGGAAggacgggggtggggaggattccACCTGCAAGAATCATAGTATTAAGGGTTGCAAAATCCCCTTAGGGGTCAGTGCTGTTCCTTGCAGGGAGGGACCgccctctctccatctcttgaGGGAGCTGACACCATCTGTTTGATCTCTACTTGATGTCTGTCTTGTTCCTGTGATTGGTGGTTGGGGCAGGAAGGGCTCTGGCCCGAGAGGCCCTGGGTTTGGGGGCTTGGTTCTACTGTATGAAGCAGTTGGCCTTGGGCTCCCCTTGACTGGCAGCGGGCTGGACCCCGGGGCCTCCCGTCCCCCGGCTGGAGTCACAGCGGCCACAGCCCAGCCTAAGACGGGACCAGGGTTTCTGGGATGGCCACACTTGGAGGTAGCGCAGGTCCCGGCAGCCCCAGGGCCGCCCCGGCACGTAGGTCAGCGCAGCACCTCTTCCTCTCCGGGTTCGTGATCGTGGGAGCTACTTGTGGAGGGAGCCACGCGCACACACCTGCCCCGTTTCTCACTGCTGTGCTCAGCACCTCCAGTCTTTCCACAGCCCTTTAGAAGCTGGGGACCCAATCCCCACCCTCCTCGAGGGCTGTCTCTGTGCCCGTGTCTGCTCCCAAGATGCCCATAGATGTCCAAGAGTCCAGCCCCATCTCCACCCAGAAGGACGGGGGTTGCGGGGGGGCTGCCCTGACAGGCCCCAAGGAGTGAGCGGCCACATGAGCGGCAGTGAGGGCAGTCTGGGGCCCCGGCCCTCAGGCGCGGGGAAAGAACAGAGGGCCCAGCCAGCCAGTGGGAGCAGACACAGAGCCTCCGAGGGAGCCTTAGAGAAAGGCTGATGCTCTCATTTTTTATGCAAGTCGAGGAAAGCACTCTTACCCACAGCTCCCAAACAGGCCAGACTCACTGGGGCCAGAGTGGGGCGTGTCATCCCAGGGGATTCCCTGACTGCTCCCAGCAGACATCCCCGTCTCACTCTGGGAAGCAGGAACCCAGGGCTCAGACAGGCAAGCGGGCCACCGAACGGAGCCAAGGGGAGCACACACCCACCGCAGAATCCGGGGTTCCTGCAAAACACAGCTGTTTCCCCGGCGGGGTGTTCCCCTGATTGATGGAAAGCCAGAAGGCCCACTCCCAGCTCCGCTCACAGGGAAAGGCTCCCCCAGGGCCCTCACCGTCCTACCGTCCCCCTTTCCAGTCCACAGAAGACGCAGCACTGCCACACGGGGGTTTATTCCAGTCACAGCTTCCAGAGAAACTCCACAATAAATTACATCATTAAATAAACTGCTGGGCCACACCCccttctgcccctcctcctctccacgTGCCCCCCCAGGTCCCGGTGGGGACTCAGCCAGGCCCAGCCCCTTGCACTAGGCAGCAGGGGAGTAGCCTCAGTGGGTCCCAACGAGTGAGGGTTGAAGGAGGCTCCTGCCCTGCTCCTCGGCCCCTCACACTCACTTGCCTGACCTTGACAGCTGGGCAGCTGCTAGTCAGCTGTCTCCTCTGGAGGGGGTGGCGAGGAGGGGGCCACAGCCGCCCCACGCAGGCCTGTGTCCCTAGAGGTGtgtagggttctccagagaaggaTCTGTCTTAGTCATGTGCAAGACCACAGTGGGGGCCTTATAGTGGCCGTGGCTGCCCCGGCCATAGCCCCCGGGGGCCCGGCAGGCCTTTGCCCGGGCCCGGCCAGCTGCCATCTTGCGGTGGCACAGGCTCTGCCAGGTCTGGAAAGTCTTGGAGCTCCACACCCAGACGCCGCTGGTGATGCCCACCACGAGCGACatgaagattttgagcataaagaCAGCCACGGTGGGCACCGAGCCCCCTTGCAGTGAGCAGTCCCTCCGGCCGCCGGGCATGGGGGCCACCGAGCAGGCCTGCTCTGTGGCCCGCAGGCGCCAGAAGTCCATGTTGAGGCGTTCGTAGACATAGCACACAATGACGCAGGTGGCAGGCACGGTATAAAGGATGGAGAAGACCCCAATCTTGACCATGAGCTTCTCAAGCTTCTCCGTGTTGGTGCCCCCGGTCTTCATGATCTTGCGGATGTGGAAGAGGGCCACGAAGCCAGTCAGGAGGAAGCTCGTGCCCAGCACCAGGTAGCAGGACAGGGGCACCAGCACGAAGCCCGTGAGCGCCGCTGCGTCCATACTGGCCACGTAACAGAGCCCGGTCAGCTCATCCCCCGCCACCTTGCGCAGCGTCAGGATAACAATGGTCTTGAGGGCTGGCAGGCCCCAGGCTGCCATGTGGAAGTAGCTGCCATGGGCCTCGATGGCCTCGTGGCCCCACTTCTTGCCTGCGGCCAGGAACCAGGTGAGGGTCAGCACCACCCACCAGAGCGAGCTGGCCATGCCGAAGTAGTAGAGCAGCAGGAAGACGAGGGTGCAGCCCGTGTTCTCCAGGCCCTCCTGGATCACGTAGAGCGCACCCGCCTCCTGGTCGCAGGCCACGCTCTGGGCCCCAGCCACCGCCCGGATCA
The sequence above is drawn from the Cervus canadensis isolate Bull #8, Minnesota chromosome 32, ASM1932006v1, whole genome shotgun sequence genome and encodes:
- the FZD9 gene encoding frizzled-9; translation: MAVPPLRRALLLWQLLAAGGAALEIGRFDPERGRGPAPCQVVEIPMCRGIGYNLTRMPNLLGHTSQGEAAAELAEFAPLVQYGCHSHLRFFLCSLYAPMCTDQVSTPIPACRPMCEQARLRCAPIMEQFNFGWPDSLDCARLPTRNDPHALCMEAPENATAGPTEPHKGLGMLPVAPRPARPPGDALPGAGGTCENPEKFQYVEKSRSCAPRCGPGVEVFWSRRDKDFALVWMAVWSALCFFSTAFTVLTFLLEPHRFQYPERPIIFLSMCYNVYSLAFLIRAVAGAQSVACDQEAGALYVIQEGLENTGCTLVFLLLYYFGMASSLWWVVLTLTWFLAAGKKWGHEAIEAHGSYFHMAAWGLPALKTIVILTLRKVAGDELTGLCYVASMDAAALTGFVLVPLSCYLVLGTSFLLTGFVALFHIRKIMKTGGTNTEKLEKLMVKIGVFSILYTVPATCVIVCYVYERLNMDFWRLRATEQACSVAPMPGGRRDCSLQGGSVPTVAVFMLKIFMSLVVGITSGVWVWSSKTFQTWQSLCHRKMAAGRARAKACRAPGGYGRGSHGHYKAPTVVLHMTKTDPSLENPTHL